The Stutzerimonas stutzeri DNA window CCCATCGAGACCATCCAGTTGCACAGCATGCCGCGCAGGAAGATGGTCGCCCAGCCCGCCGCGCCGAACTCGGCGTAGCCCAGGGTGCGGTCCTCTCCGATGTGCGAGATCTTCTCGCCGATAGGTCCCGGTTCGGTGGAAAAGCCCATGGTGAAGACGAAGGCCATCATGAAGGCCACCACCAGCGCGCCGCCGAAGTTGCCGAGAAACACCCAGCCCCAGTTGCGCAGGATGCCGCCCACGGTCACGCCCGGGCGGCGGTCCAGCAGCGCCAGCGGCGTCAGCATGAAGACCCCGGTGAGCAGGTCGAAACCCATCAGGTAGAGCATCACGAAGCCCACCGGAAACAGCATGGCACCCACCAGCGGCGAGCCGGTCTGCACGGTCACCGCGACCGCGAACACCGCGGCAAGAGCCAGGATCGCGCCGGCCATGAAGCCGCGGATCAGGGTGTCGCGGGTGGACATGAAGATCTTCGATTCGCCGGCGTCCACCATCTTGGTGACGAACTCGGAGGGGATGATGTAGGACATGTCGGTCTCTCTGAATGGCAGTAGGGGGCCAGGCCCGCGACGGCGGCCGCGGGGCGCTGGCTGAGCGATGTGGGTGGCTGGCGAGTCGGGGTCAGCTTTGCGGTCAAGTCCGCTCCCGCAGGATCGTTGCGGTATTCAAGGAACGTTGCCCGGGCAACGGGCGGCGATCAGCCCGCGGCGATCTGTACCTCGTCGCCGATCAGGCGCACCGGCCATACCTGCAGGCGCTGCTCCGGGTACTCCAGGCAGCTGCCATCGGCCAGGCGGAAGTGCTGCTTGTACAGCGGCGAGGCGATCACCAGTTCGCCCTTGAGGCTGCCGACGATGCCGCGGCCGATCACGTTGGCGCCCGACTTGGGGTCGCGGTTCTCGATGGCGAACAGCTGCTCGCCGTCCGCGTTGTCAGGCAGGTGGAACAGCGCCACCTGGGCGCCATCGTGCCAGGCCACCACACCGGAATTGGCGACCAGATCGGCACGGCTGCACAGCGTCTGCCAGGCCGCCGGCGCGTTGGAACGGGAGTCGAGACGAACGACGTTGGACTGGCTCATCAGAGCACCTCCTGGGTAAGTGGGATCAGGTGAAGTTCGCTGGCGCGCACCGGCCGACGCTGGCCGCGCTCCTTGACGAAGTGGATGTCCGGATCGGCGCGCCCATCGTTGACGAAGGTGCGGAAGCGCTTGAGCTTCTCCGGATCGGAGATGGCGTTGGCCCATTCGCACTGGTAGCTGTCGACCACGTGCTGCATCTGGCTCTCCAGCTCGGCGGCGAGGTTCAGGCTGTCGTCGAGGATGACGTCCTTCAAGTAGTCCAGGCCGCCTTCCAGGCTTTCGCGCCAGACCGAGGTACGCTGCAGCTTGTCGGCGGTGCGCACGTAGAACATCAAGACGCGGTCGATGATGCGGATCAGCGTTTCGTCATCGAGATCGGTGGCGAACAGTTCGGCATGCCGCGGGCGCATGCCGCCGTTGCCGCAGATGTAGAGGTTCCAGCCTTTGTCGGTGGCGATCACACCGATGTCCTTGCTCTGCGCCTCGGCGCATTCGCGGGTACAGCCCGATACGGCGAACTTGATCTTGTGCGGCGCACGCAGGCCCTTGTAGCGGTCCTCCAGGCGCAGCGCCATGCCGACGCTGTCCTGCACGCCGTAGCGGCACCAGGTACTGCCGACGCAGGATTTCACCGTGCGCAGGCTCTTGCCGTAGGCGTGGCCGGTTTCGAAGCCGGCGGCGATCAGCTCGCCCCAGATGTCCGGCAGTTCGTGCAGCTGAGCGCCGAACAGGTCGATGCGCTGGCCGCCAGTGATCTTGGTGTAGAGGTCGTATTTCTTCGCCACCTGGCCGATGGCGATCAGCCCCTCGGGGGTGATCTCACCACCCGGGATGCGCGGCACCACCGAGTAGGTGCCGTTCTTCTGCATGTTGGCCATGAAGGTGTCGTTGGTGTCCTGCAGCGGAATCAGCGCCGGATCGGTGATCGGCTGGTTCCAGCACGAGGCCAGGATCGAACCCACGGTCGGCTTGCAGATGTCGCAACCGACATGGCCGCGGCCGTGCTTGGCCAGCAGTTCGGCGAAGCTCTGGATGCCCTCGACGCGGACGATCCCGTAGAGCTCCTGGCGGGTGTAGGCGAAGTGTTCGCAGAGGCTCTTGTCAACCGCCACGCCGCGCGCCGCCAGTTCGGCGTCGAACAGCAGCTTGAGCAGGGCATTGCAACCGCCGCAGCCGGTGGCCGCCTTGGTCGCGGCCTTGAGCTCGCCGAGGTCGGTGACGCCAGCGTCGACCTGGCAGCACACCGCGCCCTTGCTGACGTTGTGACAGGAGCAGATGGTCGCGCTGGTCGGTAGGGCGTCCGGGCCAAGCGTCGGCGCGCCCTCGGTCTGCGGCAGGATCAGGCCGGACGGATCGGCCGGCAGCTTGATGCCGTTCTGCGCGTACTGCAGCAGGGTGTCGTAGTAGCTGTTGTCGCCTACCAGCACCGCGCCCAGCACGCGCTTGCCATCGGCAGAGACGACCAGGCGGCGGTAGCTGGCGCTGGCCTCGTCGATGAAACGGTAGCTCCGGCTGCCCGGGGTCGCGCCATGGGCGTCACCGATGGAACCGACATCCACGCCGAGCAGCTTGAGCTTGGTCGACATGTCGGCACCGAGGAAGGGCGTGTGCGCTGCGTCGGCCAGTTGCGCGGCAACGCAGCGGGCCATGCTGTAGCCCGGGGCGACCAGGCCGAACACGCTGCCGTTCCAGCTGGCGCATTCGCCGATGGCGAAGATCACCGGGTCCGAGGTACGGCATTCACTGTCGACTACCACGCCGCCGCGTGCCGCCAGTTCCAGGCCGCAGTCACGGGCCAGGGCGTCCTGCGGGCGAATGCCCGCGGAGAAGACGATCAGGTCGGTTTCAAGAAATTCGCCGTCCTGGAAGACCATGCGGTAGGCGTATTGCTCGCCGACGATGATCTCCTGGGTGGCACGCGACAGGTGCACGCCGACACCCAGCGCCTCGATGCGCGCCTTCAGCGCCGCGCCGCCGGCATCGTCCAGCTGCACCGGCATCAGCCGCGGGGCGAACTCGACCACGTGGGCTTCCAGGCCCAGCGACTTCAGCGCATTGGCCGCTTCCAGGCCGAGCAGGCCTCCGCCGACCACCACACCGCGGCGTGCGCCGGTTGCGGCCGCGCGAATGCCGTCGAGATCCTCGAGGGTGCGGTAGACCAGCCGCGAGTTGCCTTTAGCACCGGGAATCGGCGGCACGAAGGGGTAGGAGCCGGTGGCCAGGATTAGCTTGTCGTAGGGCTGGCGGCCGTTGCCGGTGACCACTTCCTTGCGCTCGCGGTCGATCTCCAGCACCTGCTCGCCCAGGTGGGCCTGTACGCCGTGGCGGCTGTAGTAGTCGGCTTCGCACATCGCCAACGACTCGGCATCGCGGCCGCCGAAGTACTCGGACAGGTGTACGCGATCGTAGGCGCGCTGGCGCTCCTCGCCGAACACGTGCACGTCGTAGCGGGCGAGGGCGTCCTGTTCGATCAGCTGTTCGATGCAGTGATGCCCGACCATGCCGTTGCCGACGATGACCAATGTCTCGTGCTTGAGCGGGGTGACGGTTGAACTCATAGCCTTTCCTCTCGAGCGGCTGCGGCACGCGGCCGGCAAAACGCAAAAAGGCGCCTGGAGCTGGGGTCAGCTCCAGGCGCCTTTGCCTGGTTTCAAAAATGTCGTGGGGGTGATTGGCCTGGCGTCGTTGCCTGGTTCACCCGGTCCCGTGCCTACTGGCGTGCGGTCGTCGCTGACCGCCTGGGACGTGCTGCCGTGCTGGCAGCTGTTGCAAGGGATTTAGCAGGTTGCGTGCCAGCTGCGCCGGGGCACCGCTGCAACCCCCGGCCGGCGGGCCCGTGCGGGCTTGTCCGGGGGTGCGAATCGCCGCCGGCCGCGCGAGGCGGTTGAACCACTTCGGTGCGAAAAGGGCTGTGCGCTCACTGCTTTGGGGCGCTTTGCGCGCGGCGCTCAGCCGCCGAAAGCCTCGCGAACCAGCTGCGGCAAGGCCTGGCCGGCGGGCAGCGCGAGCAGGTGTTCGTGCGCACTCTGCGGCGCCTCGCCCTGTGGGTTTACATGCACCAGCGTGGCGCCGGCGGCCCGCGCCAGATGCGGCACTTCAGCGGCGGGATAGACAACCCCTGAGGTACCGACCGACAGCAGCAGGTCGCAGGCCTGGGCAGCGGCGAAGGCGGCGCGCAACGCATCGCCCGGCAGGCTCTCGCCGAACCAGACCACGCCTGGCCGCAGGCGTCCGCCACAGTGGCGGCAGCGCGGCGGTTCGAGACGACGTCCGGCTTCGGGTTCGTCGGGTGCGGGCAGCGGCTCGGCCGGCTCACGGGCGCAGGCGAAGCAGCGTGGCCGGTGCAGGCTGCCGTGCAGGTGGATCACCTCGCGGCTGCCGGCGCGTTCGTGCAGGTCGTCGACGTTCTGCGTGATCAGCGTCAGCTGCGGCACATGGCTGGCGAGCTCGGCGATGACCATGTGCGCGGGGTTCGGCCGAGCCTGGAGAACCTTCATCCGGCGCCACTCGTACCAGCCCCAGACCAGCGCCGGGTCGCGACGAAAGGCGTCGGCAGTGGCCAGTTCGCCCGGATCGAAACGCTCCCACAAGCCGGTGAGCGCATCGCGAAAGGTCGGGATGCCGCTCTCGGCGGAGACACCGGCACCGGTGAACACCACGACATGGCGCGCCGAACGCAGGGACGAAAGCAGAGAGGCTGGGATCACGGGCGGCTCCGGTGGCTGGCTGGTCGGACATCAATAGCACCGTGTGACGGGCTTGCCAAAGATTGCGCTGCACCGATTGCGGGGCGGGTGGCTACCGTCCGGCTGCTCGCTGGGCCCATCTGTCACCTACTTGACGGGCGTCAAAGCCGCCTGGCTCCGCTCCCGGATGATGCCGAGTACGCGAGATTCGAGGGTGGGAGGCGCTTATGCTTGGCTCAGTGACCTGGGACGAGGCCTTGGTACAACGTTACGGACAGTTCGGGCAGCTGCACTGCAGCTATCCGGCTGCGGTCGATTTCAGCGACCGTGTCGCACCGCTGGACCTGTTGCGCGCCCTGCGCGAAAGTCGCCGCGGCGGACGGCCGCTCTCCCTCTCCATTCATCAGCCGGACGGCGCCGGCCTGCAGCCCGAGGCCGCGGCGGCTTACCTGCAGCGGCTCGAGCGC harbors:
- the nirD gene encoding nitrite reductase small subunit NirD, giving the protein MSQSNVVRLDSRSNAPAAWQTLCSRADLVANSGVVAWHDGAQVALFHLPDNADGEQLFAIENRDPKSGANVIGRGIVGSLKGELVIASPLYKQHFRLADGSCLEYPEQRLQVWPVRLIGDEVQIAAG
- the nirB gene encoding nitrite reductase large subunit NirB, whose translation is MSSTVTPLKHETLVIVGNGMVGHHCIEQLIEQDALARYDVHVFGEERQRAYDRVHLSEYFGGRDAESLAMCEADYYSRHGVQAHLGEQVLEIDRERKEVVTGNGRQPYDKLILATGSYPFVPPIPGAKGNSRLVYRTLEDLDGIRAAATGARRGVVVGGGLLGLEAANALKSLGLEAHVVEFAPRLMPVQLDDAGGAALKARIEALGVGVHLSRATQEIIVGEQYAYRMVFQDGEFLETDLIVFSAGIRPQDALARDCGLELAARGGVVVDSECRTSDPVIFAIGECASWNGSVFGLVAPGYSMARCVAAQLADAAHTPFLGADMSTKLKLLGVDVGSIGDAHGATPGSRSYRFIDEASASYRRLVVSADGKRVLGAVLVGDNSYYDTLLQYAQNGIKLPADPSGLILPQTEGAPTLGPDALPTSATICSCHNVSKGAVCCQVDAGVTDLGELKAATKAATGCGGCNALLKLLFDAELAARGVAVDKSLCEHFAYTRQELYGIVRVEGIQSFAELLAKHGRGHVGCDICKPTVGSILASCWNQPITDPALIPLQDTNDTFMANMQKNGTYSVVPRIPGGEITPEGLIAIGQVAKKYDLYTKITGGQRIDLFGAQLHELPDIWGELIAAGFETGHAYGKSLRTVKSCVGSTWCRYGVQDSVGMALRLEDRYKGLRAPHKIKFAVSGCTRECAEAQSKDIGVIATDKGWNLYICGNGGMRPRHAELFATDLDDETLIRIIDRVLMFYVRTADKLQRTSVWRESLEGGLDYLKDVILDDSLNLAAELESQMQHVVDSYQCEWANAISDPEKLKRFRTFVNDGRADPDIHFVKERGQRRPVRASELHLIPLTQEVL
- a CDS encoding SIR2 family NAD-dependent protein deacylase, which translates into the protein MIPASLLSSLRSARHVVVFTGAGVSAESGIPTFRDALTGLWERFDPGELATADAFRRDPALVWGWYEWRRMKVLQARPNPAHMVIAELASHVPQLTLITQNVDDLHERAGSREVIHLHGSLHRPRCFACAREPAEPLPAPDEPEAGRRLEPPRCRHCGGRLRPGVVWFGESLPGDALRAAFAAAQACDLLLSVGTSGVVYPAAEVPHLARAAGATLVHVNPQGEAPQSAHEHLLALPAGQALPQLVREAFGG